In one Aythya fuligula isolate bAytFul2 chromosome 12, bAytFul2.pri, whole genome shotgun sequence genomic region, the following are encoded:
- the PRMT7 gene encoding protein arginine N-methyltransferase 7, which yields MKTFCGRANPTTGAMEWLEEDENYDYHQEIARSRYADMLHDKDRNMKYYQGIRAAVSRVKERGEKAIVLDIGTGTGLLSMMAASAGADFCYAIEVFKPMANAAVKIVEKNGFRDKIKVINKHSTEVTVGPDGDMQCRANILVTELFDTELIGEGALPTYEHAHKYLVQEGCEAVPHRATVYVQLVESKRMWSWNKLFPVRVEAEDGEKIVISPSEMENCPGVPSVCDIQLNQMPSSDFTILSDVVTMFSVDFSKPVRSASTYYRVQLEPVKSGKAQIVLSWWDIDMDPSGTINCTMAPYWVKSTSAFQWRDHWMQCVYFLPNEEPVLQGEKVYLTACRDEYSVWYKLQKARGEDKADICVESPICRCQAHLLWNRPRFGELNDQNRTRQYIKSLMNVLRTDSVCLCISDGSLLPVLAHYLGAKQVFTVENSAVSRSVMEKFFKANHLEDKIKILEARPESLTSSHLEDKKISVLVGEPFFTTSLLPWHNLYFWYARTAVSKHLASNVTILPQSASLHMMIVEFQDLWRIRSPCGICEGFDVRTMDDMIKSSLDFRESKEAEPHPLWEYPCKSLSDPLEVLVFDFRETVPQHCLSTEGSVNLLRKGKSHGAVLWMEYHLTADISVSTGLMQISNEKGNCEWNPHCKQAVYFFSSVIESETLADLPSAVTYAINFDTKTGDIAMDFKLL from the exons ATGAAGACCTTTTGTGGAAGAGCTAACCCGACCACTGGTGCCATGGAGTGGTTAGAAGAGGATGAGAACTACGACTACCATCAGGAAATTGCAAG aTCACGCTATGCAGACATGCTTCATGATAAAGACAGA aacATGAAATATTACCAAGGTATTCGTGCTGCAGTGAGCCGAGTAAAAGAAAGAGGTGAAAAAGCAATTGTTCTCGACATAGGGACTGGCACAGGACTCCTGTCTATGATGGCAGCTTCAGCAGGTGCAGATTTCTGCTATGCAATTGAG GTTTTCAAGCCCATGGCTAATGCAGCTGTGAAGATAGTGGAGAAAAATGGTTTTCGTGACAAGATCAAGGTAATCAACAAGCACTCCACTGAAGTTACAGTTGGGCCAG ATGGAGATATGCAGTGTCGTGCGAATATCCTGGTAACAGAACTATTTGACACAGAGCTGATAGGAGAAGGTGCGTTACCAACATACGAGCATGCGCACAAATACCTTGTACAG GAAGGATGTGAGGCAGTGCCTCACAGGGCAACAGTGTATGTCCAGTTAGTGGAATCCAAAAGAATGTGGTCCTGGAACAAACTGTTTCCTGTTCGTGTTGAAGCAGAGGATGGTGAAAAAATTGTCATTTCCCCTTCAGAAATGGAGAACTGTCCAGGTGTTCCTTCTGTTTGTGATATCCAACTGAACCAGATGCCTTCAAGTGACTTCACTATCCTTAGTGATGTGGTGACAATGTTCAG CGTGGATTTCAGTAAGCCCGTAAGGAGTGCTTCGACCTACTACAGAGTGCAGCTGGAGCCTGTAAAATCTGGCAAGGCACAAATCGTCCTTTCTTGGTGGGATATTGACATGGACCCCTCCGGGACGATAAATTGCACAATGGCTCCATACTGGGTAAAATCCACTTCTGCTTTCCAG TGGAGAGATCATTGGATGCAGTGTGTGTATTTTCTGCCAAACGAGGAGCCAGTTCTCCAGGGTGAGAAGGTGTACCTGACTGCCTGTCGTGATGAGTACTCTGTGTGGTATAAGCTGCAGAAAGCCAG AGGAGAAGACAAAGCAGATATTTGCGTGGAGAGTCCGATTTGTAGATGTCAGGCTCACCTTCTTTGGAATAGACCACGATTTGGAGAATTAAATGATCAGAACAGAACACGCCAGTACATCAAGTCTTTGATGAAT gTTCTGAGAACAGATAGTGTTTGCCTTTGTATCAGTGATGGCAgtctgctgcctgtgctggctcACTATCTTGGAGCAAAGCAG gtATTTACAGTAGAAAACTCTGCTGTGTCCCGTTCTGTCATGGAGAAA ttttttaaagcaaatcatcttgaagataaaattaaaatactagAAGCACGTCCTGAGTCACTGACGTCATCTCATTTGGAAGATAAAAAG ATTTCCGTTCTTGTTGGAGAGCCGTTTTTCACTACAAGTTTGTTGCCGTGGCATAACCTGTATTTCTGGTATGCTAGGACAGCTGTGTCCAAGCATCTTGCCAGCAACGTCACCATCCTGCCTCAGTCTGCCTCTTTGCACATGATGATCGTGGAGTTTCAG gaCTTATGGAGAATCCGGAGTCCTTGTGGCATCTGTGAAGGTTTTGATGTCCGAACTATGGATGATATGATTAAA agttCTCTGGATTTTAGAGAATCTAAGGAAGCAGAACCGCACCCTTTGTGGGAATATCCTTGCAAATCACTTTCTGACCCCCTGGAAGTTTTGGTGTTCGACTTCAGAGAGACTGTACCACAACACTGTCTCAGCACAGAGGGTTCTGTAAATCTTTTACG gaagggaaaaagccATGGAGCAGTTTTGTGGATGGAATATCATCTTACTGCTGACATCTCAGTTAGTACAGGACTGATGCAGATTTCAAACGAAAAG GGAAACTGTGAATGGAATCCCCACTGCAAGCAAGCTGTCTATTTCTTCAGTTCTGTTATTGAATCAGAAACTCTGGCAGACCTTCCTAGTGCTGTCACGTATGCTATAAATTTTGACACAAAGACAGGAGATATTGCAATGGATTTTAAACTATTATAA
- the SLC7A6OS gene encoding probable RNA polymerase II nuclear localization protein SLC7A6OS encodes MEAAAVLRVQRKRGGPEPAEALLLACKRPRTEPGGAPEVERSLFKLVATVSSKNEPVQKYVQEVLTRDKAAQSLRPSLGSTQRIAQELRSSKEAKRKENRYRVIASHRPNAPAADGKASTDGDRPGSETTEDALQKETSAVDESSDCGGKFQLFDIVQEDEVIEDPSATAANPQKSGDPDVILCNAVEMIRERLHVSEDDKKVEHREKEDEYVYDIYCMETSVPVWIHNILSVQPYKEEYELVDDDNVPGEIYEDEDDENDENNWRNDYPDEDEFLAEEDDDDGEKESEDSSSDDDQCYRRRTWSKYRQEVLQEFGYDEIQDVDSD; translated from the exons ATGGAGGCGGCCGCTGTGCTGCGCGTCCAGAGGAAGCGCGGCGGCCCCGAGCCGGCCGAGGCGCTGCTGCTCGCCTGCAAGCGGCCCCGCACCGAGCCCGGCGGGGCCCCCGAGGTGGAGAGGAGCCTCTTCAAGCTGGTGGCCACCGTCTCCTCTAAG AATGAACCAGTTCAGAAGTACGTTCAAGAAGTGCTCACTCGAGACAAAGCAGCGCAAAGCCTGCGGCCCTCCTTAGGAAGCACTCAGCGGATCGCTCAGGAGCTCCGTTCTTCCAAGGAAGcgaagaggaaggaaaatcgGTACCGTGTAATAGCCAGCCATCGGCCCAACGCACCCGCTGCAGATGGCAAGGCATCGACTGACGGTGACAGACCAGGCTCTGAAACTACAGAAGATGCTTTGCAAAAGGAAACGAGTGCTGTTGATGAGAGCTCAGACTGTGGTGGGAAATTCCAGCTATTTGATATTGTACAAGAAGACGAGGTGATAGAAGACCCCAGTGCAACTGCAGCAAACCCACAG aaaagCGGTGATCCAGATGTGATTCTCTGCAATGCAGTAGAGATGATCCGTGAGCGTTTACATGTTTCTGAAGATGATAAAAAAGTGGAACACCGTGAGAAAGAAGATGAGTACGTTTATGACATCTACTGCATGGAAACATCAGTTCCTGTCTGGATCCATAATATCCTCTCTGTACAGCCTTATAAAGAAGAATATGAACTG GTAGATGATGATAATGTTCCAGGGGAAATATATGAAGACGAAGATGATGAAAACGATGAAAATAACTGGCGTAATGATTATCCTGATGAAGATGAATTCTTAGCagaggaagatgatgatgatggagAAAAAG AGTCTGAAGACAGTTCCAGTGATGATGACCAATGTTACAGACGAAGAACATGGAGCAAATACCGTCAGGAAGTCCTACAGGAATTTGGATATGATGAGATCCAGGATGTGGATTCAGACTAA